The Manis pentadactyla isolate mManPen7 chromosome 12, mManPen7.hap1, whole genome shotgun sequence genome contains the following window.
tgcattggggtgtgggtggggacttgataatatgggtaaatgtagtaaccacattgttttttcatgtgaaatcttcataagagtgtgtatcaatcataccttaataaaaaaaaaaacgaatGAGGCAGAGacaaacctgattaaaaagtgttACAGGAAGGTGatggatatacaattttattatgtccttcaatctactgtcttcctttttgtattttagtaaaatacacatataacAATTATCCTGTCAGCTATTTTAAagggtacagttcagtggcattaagcacacTCACAATGTTGTACAAACATCCCCCCATCCATCTCGAGaactttccatcttcccaaacttAAGCTCTGTCCCCATAAAGCacccccccccagcccctggccccaccatccactttctgtctctatgggtgTGATTCCTCTAGGGACCTCCAAGGAGTGGCTCCAGATAGGATCTGTTTGTCTCTGGCTTATTTCCTGAGCaccatgtcctcaaggttcatctagGTCATAGCATATTAAATTATTAGCTTCCTTTTTTAAGggtgaataatatcccattgtatgtctaCCATATTTCGCTTATCCATTTGTCCTTGGTTAGACAGATAGGGTTGCTTACACATTTTAGGTATTGTGAATGCTGCTGCTGCTATGGACGTGCAGATCTCTTCAAAACTCTGCTTTCAAATTCTgctggataaatacctagaagtggagttgctggatcatatggtaattctgtttttaattttttgaggaacgaCCAtagtattttccacagtggccgcaccattttacattctccccAACAgtgcagtgcacaagggttccaatttctccacatccttgccagcacttgttttctgttctttttttttgtttctatttatttatttatttaggtatcattaatctacaattacatgaaggacattatgtctactaggctccccccttcaccaagtcccccccacataccccttcacagtcattgttttttatagtagccatccCAGTGGGTTtgaggcaatatctcattgtagttttgatttgcatttccctaattgcTAGTGACATTGAACATCTTTTAATGTGTTAATTGGACatcttgtatatcttctttgcagAATGTCTGTTGaagtcttttgcctatttttgagtattttttttttcctattgtgttTTAGGAATTCTTTAACATAATCTAGATATTAGTTCCttctcagatatatgatttgcaaatattttctcccatcacAAAGGTCGCCATTTTACTCTGTAGTGTCTTTGGATgcacaaagttttaaaattttcaaaaatccaatttgtcttattttttcccATGTTACCTTGCCTTTGATgttatatccaagaaatcattgccacatTCACTGTTGTCAAGCTTttgtcctatgttttcttctaggagttttgtggttttaggTCATAtattttggtctttgatccatcttgagttGCTTTTTGTATATCATGTTTAGACAAGGGTTCAACAGCATTCTTTGGTGTGTGGACatccagttttctcagcaccatttactgaaatAACTCTCCTTTCCCCCACTGAATGGTCTGGGCACCCTTACCAAAAATCAGTTGGCCATAAATGCaagggtttgtttctgggctctctattctattgcaTTGGGCCGTCTCTATAGGTGCATCTATGCCAGtgccacattgttttgattataGTAGCTTTGTAAGAAGTTTTAAATCAGGCAGTGCAAAGTGTtccagtttgttcttctttctcaaggctgttttggctctttggggtccctTGAGACTCTATGTGAACATCAggatgggtttttctatttttgcaaAAACAGTCTTTGGGATtataataggaattgcattgaacctgtagactgctttaggtagtatggacatttagaGAATATGAAGTCTTTAACCCACAGACATGTGATGTGTTCCCATCACTTACATCTTTAACTTCTGACATGACCAAATGACCCCCAGAACCTTATGACAGTGCCTAGGCCATTTTCTGTGGGTTCCTTCCCTTCGCAGATGCTCTGGCAATGCCTGCAGGGTATCCTGCAGCAGAGGCAAGTCTTTGTGCATTAGCATTATGTCATCAACGTAATGGGCCCTTTTTACTGACTTGGGGAAGGAGAGTAGAGTAGATGTTGGTTTACCACCCTAACAGGATGTAACCCTGAGGCCTCCACTGGAGCAGGCAGGGTATCAGGGACAACAGTGGTGGGTGGGGCAGGTGTGAACTATTCCAGGTTTTAAGGCTTTCTGAGCTCCCTGTCTTGGGTCTTACCCACAACTTGTACCCATGCCCAGGACTTGTCAGTTTTCCCCAGATCAGCAATGGATTCCCAGGGGCATAAATGTCTTGCCCCATAACTCGGCTCAACATAGATATTAACATCCCATCCCAGGTATGGGGTGGGCTGGAGAAACTTAGCTCGGATTCCCACAGTGAAGGAGGCCCCATCAGGGCTTCCACGGACAGGGGCCTAGATTTCATTTCACTCCCAGCTCCCTAAGGGCTGCTTGTACATTCTCTACATATTTCCAGGATCTCACATACCCAGGGAGGTCCGCCTCATTGGGCTGCACCTCCCACAGACTAGAAGAACCCAGTCGTTCAGGGGCTGTCCCACTGGCTGGGCTGCTGTGTTCCGTGTATCGGGGACCAGAGGGCAGGGCTGTTGTGTCCATCTCATTGTCTGTCACCCCAACCCCCTCCTGTTCACTCTGCTCACTTTCTGGGGATTCCAGTCAGGCCCAGTCACGAGCACTTGGGCCTTACTCCGAGGCAGCTTATGTCCCCCCACCCCAAGTTCTGCCAAGTGTCGCTCTGGTCCCCACCGTCCTCCCGCGTGTCTGCAAGCCCAGGCAAACAGGTGGACACTGCAggtcctcctcccaccccagctcctcctcTGACTTCCCAACACGAGCTTCAGCCTCCAGGTGGGCACTGGTGTCCAGCCAAGCACCCATGGTGGAGGCTGCCCCGCTTGCTGAGAGGCTGGTGCAGCCGTCCCCTCCCGCTCAGCTTGGCAGCTGACGCAGGGTGCCCATGGATGCCTCTCTCAAGTCCCCATCCTGTGGTGTTTTGGCCGGCTCACCAGCTGCTGGTAAGCTTCTTGGGAGCCCCCAGGCATGACGTGAAACTGGCCCCCACATgcggagggcagggagagacaaGGAAGTGGCAGGCAGATGGCATCACTGTCGATAGGCTGAGACAAACATAAcagttgtttttctctgtctttagAATAACAAGActttataatttttgtaattttgtgATTTTCTTATTGGCCTAGTATGGGAGATAGCAAATACCGCTTATCTAGTCTATGTATTTGTTGGGGAAGGTCCTTGAGAACATGTGGCTGCCAGTGACCCATGGACTGGTCCCCAGAAGTGGGGACCCCCACCCCGTCCTTTTGAGTGGTGGTAGGGGGCAGGTTTAAGAAGCAAGGATATGTCCATATGAGGCTGGTCCTGCGTGGGCTGCAAGAGAAGTACATCTTGGCACCCGCCCACCAGATCTCAAGTTTTGTGGAGGCCTTAACTGGGCTCAGTCACATACCCTGTGCAGGTGGTCTCAACCCCATGACTGTCTCAAAGCCCTGCCCTTGAGGCAGCCTCTGGGAGTGGGGAACGCAGGCAGAAGCCACCTTCCAAGGACAGGAGCCCCCACTGCTGGGGTCCAGCCCATGGACCACCAGTGGTCACATCTTCTCAGGGACCTTCCCCAACAAATACATAAACTAGAGAAGTGAATCTATTATGTGCCATACTAGACCATTAAGAAAACTCCAAAATACAAAAATTGCAAAGTCCTGTTATCCTAATGATACAGAGAAacaacttttctgtcgacagtgATGCCATCGGCTAGAAAGGCCCGGTGGTCGCCTGGACCCACATTATTCGGGAGCCCAGACATATTCCTGAAAAGAGCTGGTGTCGTGACTGGACTGGCCCTTCTGATGGTGAGATGCGGCTTAGCAACGACCTACAGGGAGCTTAGAAGAACAATGTCTATGACTCACAGATCCTGGAGGGCACACGGCACACTAGGAGCCACAATGCAAGGCCAGCAGTGGGAGAGCACACACTGTGCGCTCTGCCTTTACTGGGGGCGTGGCGGCGCACCTAGGTTTTTGTGGGTTCACTGTCAGCACCCAGGGTGGCAGCCTGGCTCCTTATCTAGTTGTTTTACAAGTAGCAGTTTTAACGGCTGGCAGTGTGTTTGAGATGACATCTTTGAGGTAGACACTTAAGCCATCAAAAGCTTCGTGTGAGATACTCACACCACAATACTGCATAAAAGCTGACTTCATTGTTGTATTAAAAGCACACTTCAGACCACTATGGATCTgataaaaaaactacaaaaaagagagaaaatacatagtaactgaaaaatgaaaaaaaaaactagtcaAACTTAGTACTCTAGCTCAAAGAGAATTATTTCTCACATAAACTTTTATTTGTGAAAGATCTGGAAACTCACCATTTAGGAGTCTGTTTTAAGCATGAGGTATTCATAAAGGCAGAATTGCATTTATAACTTCCACAGTATTTCCACCCTGGGTGAATCTTCTAGAGCATCATATGTGACTCAGGACAAGATCTGCTGACATTATCTATGGTTACAGGATTCCCTGGAGGGCATGGCCTCCCTGGAAGCTCCTGGAATAAGCTGCTATCGTGTGTGCATTCTCACATGGTTTTGGAAGGACGAGGGCCgtctgaaggctttcccacactaCGTGCACTTGTAAGGTTTGTCTCCAGTGTGCAGTCTCATGTGTTTCTGCAGGGATGAGGACCagctgaaggctttcccacactgTGTGCACTTGTGgggtttctctcctgtgtggGTTCTCACGTGGGCTCGGAAGTATCTAGAAGATTTGAAACCCTTCCCACACTTGTCACATTTATACGGTTTCTCCATGGTGTGGATCCTTACGTGTTTTCGAAAGGCCGAGGGCCAGGTAAAGGCCTTCCCGCACTGTTCACATGCATagggcttctccccagtgtgCGTCCTCACGTGGCCCTGAAATGACCTGGGGGAGCCGAAGGCTTTCCCACAGTGCTCACAGTTATAGAGGTTCTCACCAGTGTGCATCCTCACATGCACACGGAAGGTCTCCAGTCGCCTGAATCCTTTTCCACACTCCTTACATATGTACGGCTTCTCTGCTGTGTGAGTCTTTTTGTGTCTCTGGAAGGACTGGGGGTAACGGAAGGCATTCCCACACTGTTCACAAACATAGGGCTTCACCCCCGTGTGTGTGATCAGGTGCCTCTGGAAGGTGGAAGGGTAAGCGAAGGCTTTCCCACACTCCTTACACACGTAGGGCTTCTCTTCAGGGGGAGTTTTCCCGTGTCTTGTGGGCCTGGAGAGCTTGTGGAAGGCTGTGCTGCACCACATGCACTCACAGTTCAGCTTGGCCGTGTCTGCCTTTCCATGTTGGCTGAACGAATAGGGATGCCAAAAACATTTCCCACTCTGTTCACACATGTAGGGCTTCTCCCCCATGTGTGCCATCAGGTGCCTCTGGAAGACGGAGGGGTAGATGACGACCTTCCCACAGTCCTTGCATTTATGGGGCTTCTCCCCCATGTGCATCTGCACATGCCTGGTAGAGCTGCAGAACTGACGGAAGGTCTGCTGGCACTGCCTGCAATTGTAGTTTTTCTCGGATGTGTGGATCTTTGTGTGTTGCCTGAGGGCGTAGAAATGGTGAAAGGCTTTCCCACACAGTACACACTCGTAGGGCTTCTCCCCCGTGTGTATCACCACATGTCTCTGAAGGACCGAGGGGTAAACAAAAGCCTTCCCACAGTCATTGCATGTGTAGGGCCTCTCCCCAGCGCAGGCCCTCCTGTGCCTACTGAGGCTGGAGAACTTGGGGAAAACTTTCCCACATGGCTCGCACTTGTAGTTTTTCTCTGCAGTGTGAACCCTGATGTGTCGAGCAAGGGAGTAGAAATACGGGAAGGCTTTCCCACACGACGTACACCCATCGGGACTTGTTCCTGGGTGTGGAGGACACGGGCAGGCCTGCCTGCATTCCTGATACAGCTGCAGTCTCTGTACACAGTGAGATCTGACGTGTTTCTTAAGTGAAGAAAGATGCATGAACACTTTCCCACACTTGGTGCATTTGTATAGTTTTACTCCAGTggaaacattcatgtacagacCGACACTGGAGCCGTGGCTGAGGGTGTCTCCATGTGGAATTCCTTTATCCCTCTGACAGAATCTGTCTGCCATAGGGTTTCTGTTGGAAATCAGAAGCACTTTATTAATGGTATACTTATTAATGATGTTATTACTGGCTAATATGTATCAGAATTGCATGTCACTTCAGGCCAGGATGCAGCAAGTTTTTCTACTCTCTGAATTATTGAATGCTGTGGAAGGGAAGCTCAGGCACAGTCCCTGTTCGTACATTGTATTACATTTGGGGCTTTCCTATAATTGTTTCAATGCCCAagtcaaattaaaaatttttttttcttaaaattcttgtGGATAAACAAATTTAGAGTTAGGGttattaagttttttaaaaactttatatgACATAATAAGACTCTATCCTGGGTTACCACTGTTTGATCTCACAGATGCCGCTCACCTCAGATGTCTCGCATGCTTTTCACCCTGATCTTCAATGCTTTGGTCTTcccaatttttttctaaaatgttggCATGAGCATCATTTATTGTGAATTTTGCAATATTCTCCTGGTTTGGCATTTTTTCCTCATGCATGTCCTGTTGACAAATTGACCCGGTGGCTTCCCATGGTGCCTCATAATCTGGAACAAAAAAGAAAGTGGACATATTAATGATGAAGGCACTCGTGAGGGACGAACCTCAGTGGGATTCATCAGCAGCTGGCACAGGGTTTGGAGGGCGTACGCAGTCCCTGACGGGGGTCACGGATCTCAAACAAGAAACCTGTCTGTGAACCACAAGGCCCCACGGAGCCAACCCACACTGGTGGCACTGAAGCAGATTCAAGCCTTATAAACCAAGACAAAAACTCACAGCTTACAGATTTTGATTGTTGTGGAAATGGCAGTAGAGTTAGGCCCACGATGGCCACTGAATCTTGGACATGCGCGGGTGAGAATCCGCACTCACTCGTGAGCAGGCCAAGGCTGGAAGCCGTCCTTACCCACTGAGGCCAGGTTCTGGAAGGTCTCCAGCATCACGTCCCTGTACAGCTCCCTCTGCGCAGCATCCAGCAAAACCCACTCCTCCCAGGAGAAGGCCACGGCCACGTCCTCAAAGATCACCGGAGCCTGAGACATCAGAATGGGCAGGACAAAGGGTCAGTCCGAAAGCTGGGGAATGGGGAGCTCACGCTGGACTCCATGGTCTTCCCACATGCCCTGTGATTCTGTCTCCCAAATAGATGCAACTGCCCTGCTAAGGCCCCAAACTTaactctgtttgtcttcctcctctgTAAGCTGGGCCCAGAGATGATGCCATGGAAGCGATGATGCACAGTGAAGGGTAACTCAGTGGTCCAAACCCTGCGCATTCTTTAGGACTAGCCCCTGGCTGGCTTGAGGGAGGATGTCTGTCAGCCCTTGGGATTCCCTGCCCGCTATGAGTGTCTGTGTGTAGCTGGGGCCTTGGGCCAGGCCGGACTTTGCACTAACAGAGGGATTTAGGAGGCCTGCCTGTTTTAGCCCCTTTGGGGTGCTGGGCACATGGCCCCCATCTGACCTCTGGAGGGAGGGCTGGACACCGAGCTGCCAGGGTCTGTCACAGGGGCACCCATGCCTCCAGGCTTGCTGCACTCGTGACCGGTAACATCTcatacatgcactcacacaccaAGTTGTCCGCTGGGGCAGCCCGGAGTTTGGGCCTGGTTCTGCCTGGACCCGTCCCATGCCTTCTAACATCTCATAGATGCACTCACACACCATGCTGCCCACTGGGGCAGCCCGGAGTTTGGGCCTGGTTCTGCCTGGACCCTGTCCCATGTCTTCTCCCTTCATTAATTTGAATGTGTCCTTTCCTGGTAATAAACGCCGACACCCATTACAGCTTTTCTGAAGCAAGTCCTCCTATGGGAACAGTACTGTGACCCTTGTGGCGAACCCTCATGCCCGAGGGTGGTGCCTTGGAGACCCCTGACTCGGGGGGCCTCAGTTCCTTGGGCTAGGAAGTCATTCAGTAGAGGGGCTTCCCCCCGGACTGAAGCTGGCTGATGATGAATCAGCTGAAGTCAGACGGAGGGGTTTGGCCTGGGGCAGCGAGGGCCCCACGTGGCATACAACACGCACGGGGGACACAAGGCCTGGAGTGGGACCGGCAGAACAAACCCGCCGCAAGGTGATGCCTGAAAACAGCCCGAGTTTGCTGGAAACCACGAACTGCACGTCCAGACTCTGACTGGACTCTGGACAGTGAAACTGCAAAGAGGTCCCCACACCGGTGCATCACAGCGGGAGTGCtgaaggtcaaggacaaggaggAAATCCTGACATCACGAGAAAACTGGCGCAGTGCGCAGAGGCCTGACGTCTCGGCAGGGACGGCGGAGGCTGAGGAAGTGCACAGCTCCACGCGCCGGCGTGAAGACTGTCGGCCTGGCATCGATGTCCAGAAAGCTGCCTTTCCAGAGGGAAGGAGAACACAGACATCACCGGATAAGGAAAAATtacaacttctttttttctttttcgacAGGAGAGGCTCCTTACAAAAAATACTAAGACAGTTCTTGGCAGTGGAGGCAATCATTCCTGGAAGGTCATTCAAATCCACATGAACAAAGGACACTGGTGAAGTACTGAAGTGTGTGTTTTCCTCCATCTTTTTcttaagtgatttaaaaaagcAACTGTGAAACATAGGTTATGTTTAGAATGCACTGTTGGGTCTGTAACACAGAGGATGTAAGGTATTTGTGACTGATTCCCAATCACAGACCGAAGCTGCCTATGGAGAAGGTGGGGAGGTGTCAGGTGAGCCACGTGTGCCGGCTCCCTGACATCAACAGCTGTACTTGTCACAGGTGTACATGTCACAAGGCCACGTAGGGGGACAGCTATGCAGGAGCAGCGTTTCTGCATCTCACTGGAAAGCAATGATCACACATCTGTTGCCAACGTCCTTAGATGTATAAGGTAAAAGACAATcgattttttttaaacccaaagaatgctgaaaaaaaaaataaattggaagGCTTTACTGGAAAATGTGCACTTAATGCAAAACACAGTAGTGGAGAAGGAGTGGGTGGGGGAGCAGGGTCCCCGGGCAGCCCCACAGATGGGCAGTGGGGAGGGCCACACCTCCCAGCAAGGGCAGGGACGGCCGGTGGGTCCTGAGGCACCTGCTCTCTGCCCGGGAGAAGCACTGTGGCCCCCCTGGAACTGAGCGGTGAGCTCTGGGCCACCACCCTGTGGCCTTGGGCTGAGCAGAGGCTGGTGTCACAGTGGCGGGCCTGGATGGCCCTTGCGTCACCCACAGGCATGCCCAATGGGAACCTGACCGCCACCCTCCAGGGCACACAATAAGTGCCCACCACAATGGCGGGAGCGAGGGAT
Protein-coding sequences here:
- the LOC118915208 gene encoding zinc finger protein 555-like — translated: MSQAPVIFEDVAVAFSWEEWVLLDAAQRELYRDVMLETFQNLASVDYEAPWEATGSICQQDMHEEKMPNQENIAKFTINDAHANILEKNWEDQSIEDQGEKHARHLRNPMADRFCQRDKGIPHGDTLSHGSSVGLYMNVSTGVKLYKCTKCGKVFMHLSSLKKHVRSHCVQRLQLYQECRQACPCPPHPGTSPDGCTSCGKAFPYFYSLARHIRVHTAEKNYKCEPCGKVFPKFSSLSRHRRACAGERPYTCNDCGKAFVYPSVLQRHVVIHTGEKPYECVLCGKAFHHFYALRQHTKIHTSEKNYNCRQCQQTFRQFCSSTRHVQMHMGEKPHKCKDCGKVVIYPSVFQRHLMAHMGEKPYMCEQSGKCFWHPYSFSQHGKADTAKLNCECMWCSTAFHKLSRPTRHGKTPPEEKPYVCKECGKAFAYPSTFQRHLITHTGVKPYVCEQCGNAFRYPQSFQRHKKTHTAEKPYICKECGKGFRRLETFRVHVRMHTGENLYNCEHCGKAFGSPRSFQGHVRTHTGEKPYACEQCGKAFTWPSAFRKHVRIHTMEKPYKCDKCGKGFKSSRYFRAHVRTHTGEKPHKCTQCGKAFSWSSSLQKHMRLHTGDKPYKCT